The Arthrobacter burdickii genomic interval GAAGGCATCAACCGGATCACCAAGCACACCAAGGTCGGGCAGTCGCAGCGCGGCACCAAGACCGGTGGCATCGAAGTTGTCGAGGCACCCGTGCACATCAGCAACGTCGCCGTCGTCGATCCCGAGACCAAGAAGCCGACCCGCGTCGGATACCGCACCGAGACCGTCGAGCGCGACGGCCGCGAGCGTGTTGTCCGCATCCGCGTGGCCAAGTCATCAGGGAAGGATCTGTAATGACTGTCGAAACCACAGAAGCCCGGGTTCTTCCCCGCCTGAAGGCGCGCTACGCGTCCGAGATCAAGGCAGCCCTGCAGGAGGAGTTCAACTACTCCAACGTCAACCAGGTCCCGCGCCTGGTCAAGGTCGTCGTGAACATGGGTGTCGGTGACGCCGCCAAGGACTCGAAGCTGATCGACGGGGCCGTCAAGGACCTGACCGCGATCACGGGCCAGAAGCCGCAGGTCACCAAGGCCCGCAAGTCCATCGCGCAGTTCAAGCTCCGCGAAGGAATGCCCATCGGTGCGCACGCTACCCTGCGTGGCGACCGCATGTGGGAATTCACGGACCGCCTGATCTCCCTCGCCCTGCCCCGTATCCGCGACTTCCGCGGACTCAACGGCAAGCAGTTCGACGGCAACGGCAACTACACCTTCGGCCTCACGGAGCAGTCAATGTTCCACGAGATCGACCAGGACCGTATCGACCGCGTACGTGGCATGGACATCACCGTCGTCACGACCGCCAAGACCGACGCCGAGGGCCGCGCGCTCCTCAAGGCGCTCGGCTTCCCCTTCAAATCCGAAGATTAATCTAACTACGTTGCAGGTCCACTCCAGCCGGCACCCTGAGTGCCGTCCGGAGCCCGGAAACCGTTTCGAGGAAGGGCAAGAGCCCACATGACAATGACAGATCCTGTCGCAGACATGCTCACGCGTCTGCGCAACGCAAACTCGGCTTACCACGACTCCGTGTCCATGCCGTACAGCAAGTTGAAGGCCCGCGTCGCGGACATTCTGAAGGCCGAAGGCTACATCGCCGGCTGGAAGGAAGAGGAAGCGGAGGTCGGCAAGAAGCTGACCATCGACCTCAAGTTCGGACCGGACCGCCAGCGTTCCATCGCCGGCATCCGCCGTATCTCCAAGCCCGGTCTGCGCGTGTACGCCAAGTCCACGAACCTGCCCCACGTGCTTGGCGGCCTCGGCATCGCCATCCTGTCCACGTCCTCCGGTCTGCTCACCGACCGCCAGGCATCCAAGAAGGGTGTGGGTGGGGAAGTCCTCGCCTACGTCTGGTAACG includes:
- the rplE gene encoding 50S ribosomal protein L5, which gives rise to MTVETTEARVLPRLKARYASEIKAALQEEFNYSNVNQVPRLVKVVVNMGVGDAAKDSKLIDGAVKDLTAITGQKPQVTKARKSIAQFKLREGMPIGAHATLRGDRMWEFTDRLISLALPRIRDFRGLNGKQFDGNGNYTFGLTEQSMFHEIDQDRIDRVRGMDITVVTTAKTDAEGRALLKALGFPFKSED
- the rplX gene encoding 50S ribosomal protein L24, which translates into the protein MAQKTKLKIKKGDLVQVITGAKQDRGGDRGKQGKVLKVFPETNRVLVEGINRITKHTKVGQSQRGTKTGGIEVVEAPVHISNVAVVDPETKKPTRVGYRTETVERDGRERVVRIRVAKSSGKDL
- the rpsH gene encoding 30S ribosomal protein S8, coding for MTMTDPVADMLTRLRNANSAYHDSVSMPYSKLKARVADILKAEGYIAGWKEEEAEVGKKLTIDLKFGPDRQRSIAGIRRISKPGLRVYAKSTNLPHVLGGLGIAILSTSSGLLTDRQASKKGVGGEVLAYVW